The Natronosporangium hydrolyticum nucleotide sequence CTCGCGCGAGCGCTCACCGAGCTCGGGCAGGCCCATCGGGAACTTGGCGAGCTCGGTCGCGCCCGTCTGGTGCTCCGACGGGCAGGCCAGGAGGCGAAGGAGTGCGGCGCGCAGCTCCACACCGGCCAGCCGCCGGGGCGGGCGGACCAGGAAGCCCGAAAACCAGCGAAGTCGTCGCCGCCGCCTGCCACCGCCGGCGACAACCTAAGTGAGGCCGAGTTGAAGGTGGCGATGCTGGCGGCGGTGGGACACACCAATCGCGAGATCGGCCGCAAGCTCTACATCACTGTCAGCACGGTCGAGCAGCATCTCACCCGGGTGTACCGGAAACTCCAAGTGAGTCGGCGAACCGATCTGCCATCAGAGCTCTCTCGGCACGGCGTCTCGGCCCACGCGATGTAGCGATCAGCCATTGGTGTTGAGCCCCGGCGCGATCGGAGACGACAGTCCACAGCGGACCTGAGTAGATCAGGTCTCGGTGGGCGAAGCTTTCAACGGCTCCCACCAGGCCCGATTCTGCTTGTACCAGTCCACCGTCTGCTCGATGCCGCTGGTCACATCGATGGCTGGGGCGTAACCGAGTTCCCGGCTGGCCTTGCCGATGTCGAGTGAGTAGCGCAGGTCGTGCCCTTTGCGGTCGGCGACCGGACGAACCATCGAGGAGTCAAAGCCCATGATGCGAAGGAGCAGCTCGGTGAGCTCTCGGTTAGTCAGCTCTGTTCCGCCTCCGAGGTTGTAGACCTCGCCAGCCCTCCCCTTAGCCGCTACCAGGGCGATGCCGCGGCAGTGGTCGTCAACGTGAAGCCAGTCCCGCACGTTCTGCCCGTCTCCGTAGAGCGGCACTGGGATCCCGTTCAGCAGATTGGTCACGAAGAGCGGGATCACCTTCTCCGGGAACTGGTATGGTCCGTAGTTGTTTGAGGCCCGGGTTACGCAGGCATCCAGGCCGTGGGTCCGATGGTAGGCGCGGACTAGGAGGTCCGATCCGGCCTTTGAAGCCGAGTAGGGGGAGTTCGGCTCGAGCGGGAACTGTTCGTCCCAGGAGCCACTCTCGATCGACCCGTACACCTCATCGGTAGAGACATGGACGAACCTGGTGACCTGGTGCGTGAGCGCCGATTGGAGCAGAACCTGGGTGCCGACGACATTGGTCTGGACGAAGCCAGCAGGATCGAGGATGGAGCGGTCGACGTGTGACTCGGCTGCGAAGTGGACCACCAGGTCGACACCGGCCATCAGTGAGTCGACCAGAGCAGCGTCGCAGATGTCGCCTTGCACCAAGCGCACGCCGGAGAGGTCGAGGACGGTTCGCAGGTTGGCGAGATTACCTGCATAGGTGAGCTTGTCCAGGACTGTCACATCCTCGCCGGATAGCTCTGGGTAGGCGCCCCCGACGAGTTGTCGTACGAAGTGGCTGCCGATGAACCCGGCACCACCGGTGATCAGAATCCGCATGTCACGTCCCTGGGTGGATCGGTGACGGGTCGACTTCGCTCGCCACATCCATGATGTACTGACCGTACGGTGAGTGGGCTTGGGCCCGGCCGAGCGAGTAGCAGGTGTCCGCGTCGATGAAGCCCATCCTTAATGCCACTTCCTCGAGGCAGGCGATTCGTACCCCCTGACGCTGTTCGAGTGTCTGGAGATACTGGGAAGCCTGCAGAAGCGCATCCGGGGTTCCCGTGTCCAGCCAGGCGAAGCCCCGACCCAGCTCAACCAGGCGCGCCGTCCCCCGCTCCACGTACACCCGGTTGACGTCGGTTATCTCAAGCTCGCCGCGTGCCGATGGCCGGATGTTCTTCGCGATGTCGACCACGTCGTTACGGTAAAAGTAGAGCCCGGTGATCGCCCGATTCGATCTGGGCTGCGTCGGTTTCTCCTCGATCGAGGTCAGCCGTCCCGATCCGTCGGTCTCACCGACGCCATAGCGCCACGGATCGTGTACCGGGTAACCGAACAGGACACATCCCTCAATGTCGGTCGTGTTGGCCTGGAGCAGGTCTGAGAAGCCGTAACCGTGGAAGATGTTGTCGCCGAGGATCAGGGCGACCGGGTCGTTGGCGATGTGCCCGGCGCCGATCAGGAAGGCTTCGGCTAGGCCGTGTGGCTCAGGCTGGACGTTGTAGTCCAGGTTGAGGCCGAGCGTAGCGCCGTCGCCGAGCAGGGAACGGAACTGGTGCAGGTCCCGTGGTGTAGTGATGATCAGGATGTCTCGGATGTTGGCGAGCATCAACACCGACAACGGATAGTAGATCATCGGTTTGTCGTACACGGGAAGCAGCTGTTTGGACACTGTGACGGTCGCAGGATGCAGGCGTGATCCTGACCCGCCAGCGAGGATGATGCCCTTCACGCGGACTCCCGCCTACTCGATTGGATAGCGGAGCGTGTAACCAGAAGCTATCTCCGCTGAGCCTAAAGCCGAGACCTTCACACCACCACCAGGTGATCGCCGGGTAGGGGCGGCCAGCGGCTGAATAGGGGTCTCGACCGTAGTGGCCACTGTGCCGTGACCAACCCGACTCAGCCAGAAGGACGGCGCCGTCGGTGTTGGTGGGTGAGTTTTTCGAGGGTGGTGGTGAGGTCGTTGGGGCTGGGGGTGTGGCGGATCTCGGTTTGGATGGTTTGGGCGTTGTGGCGGTAGCTGGGGTCGTGGAGGAGGTGGTTGAGGGCGGTGGTGAGGGTTTCGGTGGTGAGTTGGGTGGGGTGGAGGTATTGGCCGGCTTTGCGGTGGTGGAGGTGTTGGCCTAGGTCGGCTTCGTCCCACCAGGGGGCGGGGATGGTGAGGCTGGGTATGCCGTGGACGAGGACGTTGCCGAGGGTGCCGAAGCCGCCGTGGTGGATGACTGCCGCGCAGGTGGGGGCGAGTTCGTTGAGGGGTATGAAGTCGACGATGCGGATGTTGGGGGGCAGGTTGTCGGTGGTGGTGAGTTGGTCGGCGTTGAGGGTGGCGATGAGCTCGATGTCGAGTTCGCCGAGCGCGGCCAGCAGGTCGTCGGCCGAGATCAGGTCTCCGCCCAGCAGGTCGCGCCCGGACATGCCGAGTGACAGGCACACCCGAGGTCGGCGCGGTGGTTCGTAGACCCAGGCCGGGGGGCTGCCCGGCCCGTTGAACGGAACGTAGCGAACTCGGAGGCAGGGCACCTCCAGCGGCAGCTGCATCCACTCCGGGGTGGGGTCGATCGTCCACTGCCCCGTCATCAGCTCGTCGGCGTCGTCAGGGTGGAAGGGTTCCCCGGCGAGGTCTAGCCTCCCCTGTAGCCAGTCGTTGACCGGATCGTCCCGCAACTCCGGTGGCTGTTCACTGAGATGGCGCCGGTACAGGTAGTACATGCGGGAGATGTGGTCAAGGCCGAAGAGCATGCGGGCATGGGCGGCGCCGCAGGCCCGGGCGGCGATCGCGCCGGCGAAGGTGAGCGCGTCCCAGATCACCAGCTCCGGCTGCCACCACTGAGCGAACTCGACCAGCTCTTCGAGCATCACCTGGTCGGTGAGGTACTCGTAGTCGGTGGAGCAGGCCATCGTGAACGAGCCGAGCAGGTACGGCCAGGTGAGTCGCTCGGGTCGGGTCTCGAGCATGCCGGAGGTGAGGTCTTCCCAGGCGGCAGAGGCATTCGCGGGGTCGACGGCTTGCTCCTGCAGCGAGGACATCATGTTCAGCTCGTTGCCGACCGGGACCGCGGTCAGCCCGGTACGGGTGATCGCTTCGGTCAGATCCGGGTGGCTCGCGACGCGTACCTCGTGGCCGGCAGCCTGCAACGCCCAGGCGAGCGGAACCAGGTTGTACAGGTGCGGCTTGGTGGCGAAGACGGTAGCCAAGATCCGCATGGCGGTCGCTCCTTCAGGGCAGCCTGCGTGGCGCCGGGTTTCGGTGTTGGTGGGTGAGTTTTTCGAGGGTGGTGGTGAGGTCGTTGGGGCTGGGGGTGTGGCGGATCTCGGTTTGGATGGTTTGGGCGTTGTGGCGGTAGCTGGGGTCGTGGAGGAGGTGGTTGAGGGCGGTGGTGAGGGTTTCGGTGGTGAGTTGGGTGGGGTGGAGGTATTGGCCGGCTTTGCGGTGGTGGAGGTGTTGGCCTAGGTCGGCTTCGTCCCACCAGGGGGCGGGGATGGTGAGGCTGGGTATGCCGTGGACGAGGACGTTGCCGAGGGTGCCGAAGCCGCCGTGGTGGATGACTGCCGCGCAGGTGGGGGCGAGTTCGTTGAGGGGTATGAAGTCGACGATGCGGATGTTGGGGGGCAGGTTGTCGGTGGTGGTGAGTTGGTCGGCGTTGAGGGTGGCGATGAGCTCGATGTCGAGTTCGCCGAGCGCGGCCAGCAGGTCGTCGGCCGAGACGACATCTCCGCCGAAGAGGTCGCGCCCGGACATGCCGAGTGACAGGCACACCCGGGCCCGGCGCGGTGGCTCGTAGACCCAGTCGGGGATTGGCCGGGCCCCGTTGAACGGAACGATCCGTACCGGCAACCGGGGGAGTCCGAGTGGCAGCTGCATCCACTCCGGGGTGGGGTCGATCGTCCACTGCCCCGACATCAGCTCGACGGTGTCCGAGCCGGAGAGGTCAGTGGCGCAACCGTACCGGTCGAGCCGGGCGGCAAGCCAGTCGTGGACCGGGTCGTCGCGCTGTTCGGCCGGCATCGACGCGAGTAGCGTACGGTAACGCTGATGCATCCGGGATATGTAGTCGATGCCGAAGAGCAGGCGGGCGTGGGCGGCGCCGCAGGCCCGGGCGGCGATGGCACCGGCGAAGGTGAGCGCGTCCCAGATCACTAGGTCGGGGCGCCACTCGCGGGCAACGTCGACGAGGTCGTCGAGCATCTGCCCGCCGGCGAAGTACTCGTACTCGACCGCGCAGGCCACGGTGAAGGCGCCCAGTACCTCCTGCCATTCGAGTTGTTCCGGATGAGGCGAGGTCATGATGCCCTCGTGGGCCCGGAAGGTCTGGCTTCGGGGCCCTTGCGCTGTCCCCATCCGGAGTTCGTCGCCGACCGGCACCGCGGTGAGACCGGCGTCGGTGATCGCCGCTGCGAGGTCGGGTTGACTGGCGACTCGTACCTGGTGGCCGGCGGCTTGGAGGGCCCATGCCAGGGGAACCACGTTGTAGAGATGGGTCTTGACCGCCAACACCGAAATCAGGACGCGCACGGGGCCACCTCCGGGCGGGGTTGCCGGCGGTGGCTCGCGACCAGCGCGACCAGCTGAGGTACGAGGTCGTGCGGGCTCGGGGCGGTCGAGAGCTCGGCCTGGATCGCCGCTGCGGCGGCACGGTGGGACGGATCGGCGAGCAGCCGGGCGATCCGGTCGCGGAGGCCGTCGCGGGTGAGGACCGTGTCGTCGGCCAGGAAGCCGGCGCCGCGCTGTTCCAGTAGCTCGGCCAGGCTAGCCGCGTCCCACCATGGCGCGGGGATGATGATACTCGGGACCGCGTGCGCCACGGCGTTTCCGGTGGTGCCGAAACCACCATGGTGGATGATCAGTGCGCAGCTCGGGAGTAGTTCGTTGAGCGGCACAAATTCCACTACCCGGACGTTGTCCGGAGCGGTGCCCGCGGCGCCGAGCTGGGCCTCGGTGAGGGTCGCGACCACTTCGACGTCGAACTCGGCGAGGATTGCTACGACGTCGGCGACGGTCACGATGTCATCCGGCCCGCTGACCACACCGGCACCGAAGAGCTCCCGTCCCGAGACCCCGAGTGACAGGCACACCCGGGGGCGGCCCGGTGCCTGATGGACCCAACCGGGCACGCTAGTGGGCCCGTTGAAGGGTATGTAGCGCACCGGCAGCGAGGAGAGGTCGAGGGGTAGC carries:
- the rfbB gene encoding dTDP-glucose 4,6-dehydratase, yielding MRILITGGAGFIGSHFVRQLVGGAYPELSGEDVTVLDKLTYAGNLANLRTVLDLSGVRLVQGDICDAALVDSLMAGVDLVVHFAAESHVDRSILDPAGFVQTNVVGTQVLLQSALTHQVTRFVHVSTDEVYGSIESGSWDEQFPLEPNSPYSASKAGSDLLVRAYHRTHGLDACVTRASNNYGPYQFPEKVIPLFVTNLLNGIPVPLYGDGQNVRDWLHVDDHCRGIALVAAKGRAGEVYNLGGGTELTNRELTELLLRIMGFDSSMVRPVADRKGHDLRYSLDIGKASRELGYAPAIDVTSGIEQTVDWYKQNRAWWEPLKASPTET
- the rfbA gene encoding glucose-1-phosphate thymidylyltransferase RfbA, which encodes MKGIILAGGSGSRLHPATVTVSKQLLPVYDKPMIYYPLSVLMLANIRDILIITTPRDLHQFRSLLGDGATLGLNLDYNVQPEPHGLAEAFLIGAGHIANDPVALILGDNIFHGYGFSDLLQANTTDIEGCVLFGYPVHDPWRYGVGETDGSGRLTSIEEKPTQPRSNRAITGLYFYRNDVVDIAKNIRPSARGELEITDVNRVYVERGTARLVELGRGFAWLDTGTPDALLQASQYLQTLEQRQGVRIACLEEVALRMGFIDADTCYSLGRAQAHSPYGQYIMDVASEVDPSPIHPGT
- a CDS encoding activator-dependent family glycosyltransferase; this encodes MRILATVFATKPHLYNLVPLAWALQAAGHEVRVASHPDLTEAITRTGLTAVPVGNELNMMSSLQEQAVDPANASAAWEDLTSGMLETRPERLTWPYLLGSFTMACSTDYEYLTDQVMLEELVEFAQWWQPELVIWDALTFAGAIAARACGAAHARMLFGLDHISRMYYLYRRHLSEQPPELRDDPVNDWLQGRLDLAGEPFHPDDADELMTGQWTIDPTPEWMQLPLEVPCLRVRYVPFNGPGSPPAWVYEPPRRPRVCLSLGMSGRDLLGGDLISADDLLAALGELDIELIATLNADQLTTTDNLPPNIRIVDFIPLNELAPTCAAVIHHGGFGTLGNVLVHGIPSLTIPAPWWDEADLGQHLHHRKAGQYLHPTQLTTETLTTALNHLLHDPSYRHNAQTIQTEIRHTPSPNDLTTTLEKLTHQHRRRRPSG
- a CDS encoding activator-dependent family glycosyltransferase, translating into MRVLISVLAVKTHLYNVVPLAWALQAAGHQVRVASQPDLAAAITDAGLTAVPVGDELRMGTAQGPRSQTFRAHEGIMTSPHPEQLEWQEVLGAFTVACAVEYEYFAGGQMLDDLVDVAREWRPDLVIWDALTFAGAIAARACGAAHARLLFGIDYISRMHQRYRTLLASMPAEQRDDPVHDWLAARLDRYGCATDLSGSDTVELMSGQWTIDPTPEWMQLPLGLPRLPVRIVPFNGARPIPDWVYEPPRRARVCLSLGMSGRDLFGGDVVSADDLLAALGELDIELIATLNADQLTTTDNLPPNIRIVDFIPLNELAPTCAAVIHHGGFGTLGNVLVHGIPSLTIPAPWWDEADLGQHLHHRKAGQYLHPTQLTTETLTTALNHLLHDPSYRHNAQTIQTEIRHTPSPNDLTTTLEKLTHQHRNPAPRRLP
- a CDS encoding activator-dependent family glycosyltransferase, which codes for MRVLFTVFAAKPHFYNLVPLAWALRAAGHDVVVASQPDLTEIITATGLTAVPVGDELQLVRAFQGGPDDSGASPWQRLTGLNELDPQRLTWPYVLGVFTIGCAMEYEYLAGQRLLDDLVEFAREWRPDLVIWDALTFAGAIAAHASGAAHARVLFGQDHVARMFAVYRQHLAAQPPEHRDDPVSDWLAGRLDRYDHRYSPALDHELMTGQVTIDPTPPWMQLPLDLSSLPVRYIPFNGPTSVPGWVHQAPGRPRVCLSLGVSGRELFGAGVVSGPDDIVTVADVVAILAEFDVEVVATLTEAQLGAAGTAPDNVRVVEFVPLNELLPSCALIIHHGGFGTTGNAVAHAVPSIIIPAPWWDAASLAELLEQRGAGFLADDTVLTRDGLRDRIARLLADPSHRAAAAAIQAELSTAPSPHDLVPQLVALVASHRRQPRPEVAPCAS